The genomic window CTGATCTATTCCTTCTACGTCAACATCGATCTCGGCGTGGACGAGCCCGCCTTCTCCTTCGAGAACTGGCACGAGCTGCTGACCGACAGCTATTACCACGTGGCGATCTGGAAGACCTTCCGGCTGGCGGCGATCGTCACCGTGCTGGCGGCCGTGCTCGGCTACATCCCGGCCTATTTCATCGCCAACACGAAGTTCCGCCACAAGTGGCTGCTGCTCCTGCTGCTGATCCTGCCCTTCTGGGTCAGCTTCATCATCCGCACGCTGTCCTGGATTCACATCATGGGCAACCAGGGGGCGATCAATGGGCTGCTGCTCTGGCTCGGGATCATCGACGAGCCGCTGCCGATGATGTTCAACGAGTTCGCCGTCGTGGTCGGCTTCATCCACGTCTACCTGCCCTACATGATCCTCAACGTTTATGTGAGTCTCGAAGGGATCGACAGGAACCTGGTTCCGGCGGCGCGCACTCTCGGGAGCTCGCCCTGGCAGGCCTTCCTCGAGGTCACGCTGCCACTCTCCCTGCCGGGTCTCGCCGCCGGCTGCCTGCTGGTCTTCGTGCTGACCGCCGGCAGCTACGTGACGCCGCTGATCCTCGGCGGGCCGGACGACTTCCTCTACGGCAACCTGATCTATGACGCGATCCTCTCGGAGCTGAACTGGCCGATGGGCGCGACCCTCTCCTTCACCCTGCTGGTCCTGCTCGGCATCGTGGTCCTGATCTACAGCCGGATCATGGGCATGAACCAGCTCTACAAGGCCTTCGGGTAAGGAGGCGGCGATGGGATGGAGCCTGATCCGACTCTACGCGATCGCGGTCTATGTCTTCATGTTCGCGCCGGTTGCGGTCGTGTTGCTGCTCGCCTTCAACAGTTCGCAGTTCGGCGGTTTCCCGATCGAGGGCTTCAGCCTGCAATGGTTCCGGCGCCTGTTCGAGAACGAGGCCATCGTGCGCGCCTTCGAGACCTCGTTCCTGCTCGGCCTCGCGACCTCGGTGCTGGCAACGACGCTCGGCATCCTCGCCTCGCTGGCGCTGGTGCGCTACCGCTTTCCAGGCAAGGAATGGATCACCACCTTCCTGATCTCGCCGGTGCTGGTGCCGGAGACCGTGCTCGCGGTCGGGTTGCTGATTTTCCTGCGCTGGATTTCGGTGCCGCGCTCCTTCGCGCTGCTGCTGGCGGGGCACACGATCATCGCCCTGCCCTTCGTCGTGCTGGTGGTTCAGGCGCGCCTGGTCGGGATCCGCAAGGATTACGAGGAGGCGGCGCTCAGCCTCGGCGCCAATCCGCTGCAGACCTTCTTCCAGATCACCCTGCCGCTGCTGATGCCCGCCGTGTTCGCCGGCGCGCTCTTCGCCTTCACGATTTCCTTCGACAACATCACGGCGACCATCTTCTGGCGCCCCGCCGGCACCGAGACCGTGCCGACGCAGATCTTCGGGATGCTCCGCAACTCGGTCAGCCCGGAGATCAACGCCCTCGGCTTCGTGATGATCGTCGTCACCGTCGGCGTTCCACTCATGGCAGGCGGTCTCGCCCGCTATTTCAGCCGCAAACAACGATAACAACCAAAGAGAACAGAGGAGTTCGAGAGATGAAAATCAGTTCGACGAAACGTTACGAAACCCTGCGCGAGCGCATGGGCAACGGTGACATGGACCGCCGCTCCTTCATGAGCCTGCTCGGCTATGCGGGCCTTGCCGCCGGCGTCGCAGGCGGCGCGATGACCGCGATGAGCCGGCAAGCACTGGCCTCGGGCACCGAGCTTTATTTCGAGGGCTGGGGCGGCGTCGTCAGCGAGGCGCTGCGCAAGCATGCCTTCGATCCCTACTCGAAGAAGAGCGGCAACACGGTCGTCGATTCCGCCTTCGGCGGCGAGTCCGAGGTGCTGACCAAAATCAAGGCCGCCGGCTCGATCAATGGCCACAACATCCTGCATTCCTCCGGTGTCAGCTGGTACCAGCGCTGGGTCGACAACGGCTACGGGAGCAAGCTGAACGAGGCCAACATCCCGAACATGAAGAACGTGATGACCTCGATCATCGCCCCGTTCCGGGCGATCACGCCGGACAGCCTCTCGGCCGTTCCCTACGATTACGGCACCACCGGCATCGCCTACAACACCAAGCACATCTCGAAGGAGGAGGCCGAGAAACTCGGCGCCGACCTGCTGCTGAAGAAGGATCTGAAAGGCAAGATCGGCG from Nisaea sediminum includes these protein-coding regions:
- a CDS encoding ABC transporter permease; protein product: MSALRSKVMRPWWLLSPALITITLLVVVPMSLILIYSFYVNIDLGVDEPAFSFENWHELLTDSYYHVAIWKTFRLAAIVTVLAAVLGYIPAYFIANTKFRHKWLLLLLLILPFWVSFIIRTLSWIHIMGNQGAINGLLLWLGIIDEPLPMMFNEFAVVVGFIHVYLPYMILNVYVSLEGIDRNLVPAARTLGSSPWQAFLEVTLPLSLPGLAAGCLLVFVLTAGSYVTPLILGGPDDFLYGNLIYDAILSELNWPMGATLSFTLLVLLGIVVLIYSRIMGMNQLYKAFG
- a CDS encoding ABC transporter substrate-binding protein, which produces MKISSTKRYETLRERMGNGDMDRRSFMSLLGYAGLAAGVAGGAMTAMSRQALASGTELYFEGWGGVVSEALRKHAFDPYSKKSGNTVVDSAFGGESEVLTKIKAAGSINGHNILHSSGVSWYQRWVDNGYGSKLNEANIPNMKNVMTSIIAPFRAITPDSLSAVPYDYGTTGIAYNTKHISKEEAEKLGADLLLKKDLKGKIGGWGGDWANRAWYGALQSGQDPNNIQDWDAVWEKAREHRALVAKYWESGAELMDLLAKEEIYVTEAWSGRVAALQAQGHPIGYLDPKNGLAWMESMFVLKGSPMDEAEELLNFMLAPETAIAVAAGQKYPSSLDPQKVEMPDEVKELPAYDPTGKLEGLVFRDPSTWNPVEKEQKKQWNRIKKGA
- a CDS encoding ABC transporter permease; translated protein: MGWSLIRLYAIAVYVFMFAPVAVVLLLAFNSSQFGGFPIEGFSLQWFRRLFENEAIVRAFETSFLLGLATSVLATTLGILASLALVRYRFPGKEWITTFLISPVLVPETVLAVGLLIFLRWISVPRSFALLLAGHTIIALPFVVLVVQARLVGIRKDYEEAALSLGANPLQTFFQITLPLLMPAVFAGALFAFTISFDNITATIFWRPAGTETVPTQIFGMLRNSVSPEINALGFVMIVVTVGVPLMAGGLARYFSRKQR